One window of the Candidatus Terasakiella magnetica genome contains the following:
- a CDS encoding substrate-binding periplasmic protein, with protein sequence MKLLKSMVISLILIVFALAPNITLADEKPILTFGSGKHMPPPFVFHFEDYLVTGLLKDIATSVAKELNAKSHFSHIPRKRSVDAITKGTVDVLCLTSPKWLGELEGVKWTVPLYDDHEIIIMRKADAVHVSSINSLKGLKIGTISGFNYPHSIDPIIKNGLAKRRDASNLIANLEKLNSGTIDAVVDGRMKLNYLVKAFGYEDKITTVFTSKNSVPIQCVVSKQSEIPYQHITDAFDRIKSNGVVQKILKKYDGTQ encoded by the coding sequence ATGAAACTGTTAAAATCAATGGTCATATCCCTTATCCTTATAGTGTTTGCACTCGCCCCAAACATTACATTGGCAGATGAAAAACCAATCCTTACATTTGGCTCTGGCAAACATATGCCGCCGCCATTTGTATTTCATTTTGAAGATTACCTGGTAACAGGACTCCTTAAAGATATTGCAACTTCTGTAGCAAAAGAACTAAATGCAAAGAGCCACTTCAGTCATATCCCAAGAAAGCGTTCTGTTGATGCGATCACCAAGGGTACTGTTGATGTTCTTTGTTTAACATCACCCAAATGGTTAGGGGAATTAGAAGGAGTAAAATGGACCGTTCCATTATATGATGATCACGAAATCATCATAATGCGAAAGGCAGATGCTGTACATGTATCAAGCATCAATAGCTTAAAGGGCCTTAAAATTGGAACTATTAGTGGCTTCAATTATCCGCATTCAATCGACCCTATTATAAAAAATGGGTTAGCAAAGAGAAGAGATGCTTCAAATCTTATTGCAAATTTAGAGAAGTTGAATAGTGGTACTATTGATGCCGTTGTCGATGGCCGGATGAAATTGAACTACCTAGTAAAAGCCTTTGGCTATGAAGATAAAATCACGACGGTTTTCACCAGTAAAAACTCTGTCCCAATACAATGTGTTGTCTCAAAGCAGTCAGAAATCCCATATCAACATATTACAGATGCATTTGATAGAATTAAATCAAATGGAGTTGTTCAAAAAATACTCAAAAAATATGATGGGACACAGTAA